A DNA window from Amycolatopsis sp. DSM 110486 contains the following coding sequences:
- a CDS encoding dihydroorotase, whose protein sequence is MSLVIKGARPYGEGEPVDVLIEDGVITAIGAVEVPEDAEVVEAEGQVLLPGFVDLHTHLREPGREDIETIETGSAAAALGGYTAVFAMANTDPVADNALVTDHVWRRGQEAGLVDVHPVGAVTVGLKGEKLAELGTMAKGTAAVRVFSDDGVCVADPLLMRRALEYSTALDVVIAQHAEEPRLTVGAQANEGENSARLGYPGWPASAEESIVARDCLLALHAKARLHVCHVSTSGTVDVLRWAKDRGTKVSAEVTPHHLLLTDERLATYDPVNKVNPPLRTGGDVEKLRTALAEGVIDCVATDHAPHAVQDKDTEWSAARPGMLGLQTALSVVVRAMVEPGLLDWRGVARVMSERPAAIGNLPDHGRPLEVGEPANLTLVDSGAEWTVRGAELASISANTPYEGMRLPAVVTATVLRGRITAREGKIC, encoded by the coding sequence GAGGTCCCCGAAGACGCCGAGGTGGTCGAAGCCGAGGGCCAGGTGCTGCTGCCCGGGTTCGTCGACCTGCACACCCACCTGCGCGAGCCCGGCCGGGAGGACATCGAGACCATCGAGACCGGCTCGGCCGCCGCGGCACTGGGCGGCTACACGGCCGTGTTCGCCATGGCCAACACCGACCCGGTGGCCGACAACGCGCTCGTGACCGACCACGTGTGGCGCCGCGGGCAGGAGGCCGGCCTGGTCGACGTGCACCCGGTCGGCGCCGTCACGGTGGGGCTCAAGGGCGAGAAGCTCGCCGAGCTCGGCACGATGGCCAAGGGCACCGCCGCCGTGCGCGTGTTCTCCGACGACGGCGTCTGCGTGGCCGACCCGCTGCTGATGCGCCGCGCGCTGGAGTACTCGACCGCACTCGACGTCGTGATCGCGCAGCACGCCGAGGAGCCGCGGCTTACGGTCGGCGCGCAGGCCAACGAGGGCGAGAACTCCGCCCGCCTGGGCTACCCGGGCTGGCCGGCTTCGGCCGAGGAGTCGATCGTCGCGCGCGACTGCCTGCTCGCGTTGCACGCCAAGGCGCGCCTGCACGTCTGCCACGTGTCCACCTCGGGCACGGTCGACGTCCTGCGCTGGGCAAAGGACCGCGGGACCAAGGTGTCGGCCGAGGTCACGCCGCACCACCTGCTGCTCACCGACGAGCGCCTGGCCACCTACGACCCGGTGAACAAGGTGAACCCGCCGCTGCGCACGGGCGGCGACGTCGAGAAGCTGCGCACCGCGCTGGCCGAGGGCGTGATCGACTGCGTCGCCACCGACCACGCGCCCCACGCCGTGCAAGACAAGGACACCGAGTGGAGCGCCGCGCGCCCGGGAATGCTGGGCCTGCAGACCGCGCTCTCGGTCGTCGTCCGCGCGATGGTGGAGCCGGGCCTGCTCGACTGGCGCGGCGTCGCCCGCGTGATGAGCGAGCGGCCCGCCGCGATCGGCAACCTGCCCGACCACGGCCGCCCGCTCGAGGTCGGCGAGCCCGCCAACCTGACCCTCGTGGACTCCGGTGCGGAGTGGACGGTGCGCGGGGCTGAGCTCGCGAGCATCTCCGCGAACACCCCGTACGAGGGAATGCGGCTGCCCGCCGTGGTGACGGCCACCGTGCTGCGCGGGCGGATCACCGC